A single Caldalkalibacillus thermarum DNA region contains:
- a CDS encoding DJ-1/PfpI family protein, translating into MTKKVLILTGDAVEALEVFYPYYRCLEEGLECTIASPTKKKLQTVVHDFEPHMETFSEKLAYGIESHASVDDINPADYDGLILPGGRAPEYIRMNPKVQEITKHFLETKKPLAVICHGALILTTIREHVQGRELTAYTACRPEVEAAGATYIEEPLHVDGNIVSANAWPDLPGFMREFFKKLGVK; encoded by the coding sequence ATGACTAAAAAAGTGCTGATCTTAACCGGAGATGCTGTTGAAGCGTTGGAGGTGTTCTATCCCTATTACCGTTGCCTGGAAGAGGGATTGGAGTGTACCATCGCATCCCCCACTAAAAAGAAACTGCAAACGGTTGTTCACGATTTTGAACCCCACATGGAAACCTTTTCTGAAAAATTAGCTTATGGAATCGAGTCCCATGCCTCTGTCGATGACATTAATCCGGCTGACTATGATGGCTTAATCTTGCCCGGCGGGCGTGCACCGGAGTATATTCGTATGAATCCCAAAGTACAGGAGATCACCAAACATTTCTTGGAAACCAAAAAACCGCTGGCTGTTATTTGCCACGGCGCCTTGATCTTGACCACCATTAGAGAACATGTGCAGGGGAGAGAATTGACGGCATACACTGCATGCCGGCCAGAGGTAGAAGCGGCAGGCGCAACCTATATCGAAGAACCTTTGCATGTGGATGGCAACATTGTCTCGGCTAATGCCTGGCCTGATCTCCCAGGTTTTATGAGAGAGTTCTTTAAAAAATTGGGTGTCAAATAA
- a CDS encoding DUF2929 family protein — MNKVLAFIVSIIVATALTLVVGFVVASINGYAYNFSDAVPYGIILGLIIYFFGSLITANEHS; from the coding sequence ATGAATAAAGTACTTGCCTTTATTGTCTCCATCATTGTTGCGACCGCCTTAACCCTTGTTGTCGGCTTTGTGGTGGCCAGCATCAACGGGTATGCGTATAATTTCAGCGATGCGGTCCCTTACGGAATTATCCTGGGGCTTATTATTTATTTCTTTGGTTCATTGATTACGGCCAACGAACACTCCTGA
- a CDS encoding TIGR01777 family oxidoreductase translates to MVRLIREQKLKPKVLVNASAIGYYGTSFEDVFTEESGPGTDFLAKVTQAWEQEAVQAVPLGVRVIRMRLGVVLGKSGGALEKMLLPYRLYIGGTVGSGRQWVSWVHIQDVVRAIRFAISNPDLDGPVNVTAPHPVQMKTFGKTAAKVLGRPYWLPAPGFALKLLLGEMSGLILKGQCVKPDKLLKTGFKFQFPRLEEALRDLV, encoded by the coding sequence TTGGTCAGGTTGATCAGGGAGCAGAAGCTTAAGCCCAAAGTATTGGTTAATGCTTCGGCTATTGGTTATTATGGCACCTCTTTTGAGGATGTATTTACTGAAGAATCTGGGCCTGGCACTGATTTTTTGGCTAAGGTGACACAAGCCTGGGAGCAGGAAGCAGTTCAGGCTGTTCCATTGGGTGTTCGGGTGATAAGAATGAGATTGGGGGTCGTACTGGGTAAAAGCGGAGGTGCCCTTGAGAAAATGCTCTTGCCTTACCGCTTATATATTGGAGGTACGGTGGGCAGCGGACGGCAATGGGTATCTTGGGTGCATATCCAGGACGTGGTGCGTGCCATTCGATTTGCGATTAGCAATCCTGATCTTGATGGGCCGGTTAATGTCACAGCACCTCATCCGGTGCAAATGAAAACTTTTGGCAAAACGGCAGCCAAAGTATTGGGGCGTCCCTATTGGCTCCCCGCCCCTGGTTTTGCTCTCAAGCTGTTATTGGGGGAAATGTCCGGCCTCATCCTGAAGGGCCAGTGTGTCAAACCTGACAAGCTGCTTAAGACGGGTTTTAAGTTTCAATTCCCCCGTCTGGAAGAGGCTTTGCGTGATCTGGTATAA